TTTAGTCTCTGTAGTTTTAAGTTCTATCATCTTCGTCCCTCTATTCTTTTGCACGCAGGGCAATCCATGTTTTTTTAGATTTATGATTCTTTTTGGACATATAACTATGCTTcattttagaatttattttataatttatttgttaatgttgaattaaataaaattatataatttttataaccattttaaatattatttatacataatcattatatatatgcataaccattttaaatattatttatacctatttaaaatattatgtttattttactTTTCACATTAATTTGTCTTTTCTTACAATTCAAATTAGGCTGCAATTTTTTGTTgacatttaatatatttttttagatacaataattataaatatacAACCGTGGTGCTTATATGAAACTTACATCCTCTTTTAACTCTAATATAAGGCAACCTCAATTGACAATTCTCTCAGAGTTTGGAATGAGTTTGGGTTTAAACCCGAAACCGATCCGGTAAAACCGAAAAACCAAACACATACATTTTGGGTTGGATTGGGTTCTagttttttgaaaaccgaaagtttagttttagatttggtTTTAGCTGAAAACCGACTCAACCCAGTCCATGCTTACCTCTAATATTTGAATCATGATATTTGAATATCGATACTTTTGACTGTAGCTTTTGGGTCGATTTTTTAGCAAAATACATAACTGGCCAAACCCATTGGCTATTTTAGCCCAAAATATGAAATGGACTGGATTGTTTTTTTCCTTTCTAACATGCACACATCTGGCGATCAGTATCACTCCATTATGAAGACCTAGTCAAATTCATTAACGTTCAGTCGTTCCTTCAAAGTTTCAAAGTTCCAACTTCCAACTtccctcttttttttttctttcctcGATTCTGATTTGAATCTGATTCTGCGACGAAGGAGAGCTTGGTCAGAGGGCTGTGATTCTTGAGTCTTGACCTCCGAATCTAGCTGGATTATTTTTGACACACCAGACACGTATCAGGTTGCTCATCCCGAAATACTGCTTTGCAAACTGTTGTATCATCGCCTAGGAAATTAAGTTTCTTTCTTGGCTCTGTTACTGAATCAGTAGCTTTGCAACTTGCTCATTATAAGCTGATCCATATTTTACATATCTTTTGAAGAATAATAGGTACTGACTTTACCTTTCTGATGAGAACGATTTAAGAGATACCTCTGTAAAATCCATTTTTGTGAAGGGATCTGGGTTAGTTTTTAAAGGATTTGCTACAACAGTATCCCACAAACGATCTATTTCCCATTTCACTCATCCGCTCAAGATCTATCCACCTTTATATATGTTATTGGAGTcttccatgtttttttttttttttttttgaaaaaatgaaGACTTCACTTATCTAATACATGTAATCACTATCATCTtttttaaaataatcatattttggtattttttttttctataattaatcaaTGATAAACCATTTTCTTGATTCCTATTAGGCTATGAATGCAATGAATCTAGGATGCATTTAGATGCCCAATCCATTACAAGTTTTCATCCAATTTCATGTGACAAGTTGTTGGTTACTATGTAGGTACTTCCACAATTAAGAATTTCCAGCAATGGATGTTGTTAATGCCATTCTTAAACCAGTTGCCGAGACACTTATGGAACCTGTTAAGAAACATCTAGGCTACATCATTTCCAGCACAAAACATGTGAGGGATATGAGTAACAAAATGAGGGAGTTGAACGCTACAAGACATGCTGAAGAAGACCACTTGGACAGGAACATAAGAACTCGTCTTGAGATTTCAGATCAAGTTAGGAGTTAGTTAGAAGAAGTAGAAAAGATCGATGCAAAAGTAAAAACCCTTCCTAGTGATGTCACCGCTTGTTGCAGTCTCAAGATCAAACATGAAGTCGGAAGGGAAGCCTTGAAGCTAATTGTGGAGATTGAAAGTGCCACAAGACAACACTCTTTGATCACTTGGACTGATCATCCCATTCCTCTGGGAAAAGTTGATTCCATGAAGAAGGCATCCTCGTCCACAGCATCAACCGATTACAATGACTTTCAGTCAAGAGAAAAAACTTTTACTCAAGCATTGAAAGCACTTGAACCAAACAACGCTTCCCACATGATAGCGTTATGTGGGATGGGTGGAGTGGGGAAGACCACAATGATGCAAAGACTAAAAAAAGTTGTCAAACAAAATAGAATGTTCAGTTATATGGTTGAGGCAGTTATAGGGGAAAAGACGGACCCAATTGCTATTCAACAAGCTGTAGCGGATTACCTTCGTATAGAGTTAAAAGAAAGCACTAAACCAGCAAGAGCTGATAAGCTTCGTGAATGGTTCAAGGCCAACTCTGGAGAAGGTAAGAATAAATTCCTTGTAATACTTGATGACGTCTGGCAGTCTGTTGATCTAGAAGATATTGGTTTAAGTCCTTTTCCAAATCAAGGTGTCGACTTCAAGGTCTTATTGACTTCACGAGACGAACATGTTTGCACAGTAATGGGAGTTGGATCTAATTCAATTCTTAATGTTGGACTTCTAATAGAAGCAGAAGCACAAAGTTTGTTCCAACAATTTGTAGAAACTTCTGAGCCCGAGCTCCATAAGATAGGAGAAGATATTGTAAGGAAGTGTTGCGGTCTACCTATTGCCATCAAAACCATGGCATGTACTCTTAGAAATAAAAGAAAGGATGCTTGGAAGGATGCACTTTCGCGTATAGAGCACTATGACCTTCGCAATGTTGCACCTAAAGTCTTTGAAACGAGCTACCACAATCTCCATGACAAAGAGACTAAATCGGTGTTTTTGATGTGTGGTTTGTTTCCGGAAGACTTCAATATTCCTACTGAGGAGTTGATGAGGTATGGATGGGGATTAAAGATATTTGATAGAGTCTATACATTTATCAAAGCAAGAAACAGGATCAACACCTGCATTGAGCGACTGGTGCAGACAAATTTGTTAATTGAAAGTGATGATGTTGGGTGTGTCAAGATGCATGATCTGGTTCGTGCTTTTGTTTTAGGTATGTATTCTGAAGTAGAGCATGCTTCAGTTGTCAACCATGGTAATATGCCTAGATGGACTGAAAATGATACGACTGACTCTTGTAAAGCAATTTCATTAACATGCGAGAGTATGTCTGGAAACATTCCAGGAGACTTCAAGTTTCCAAACCTAACGATTTTGAAACTTATGCATGGAGATAAGTCGCTAAGATTTCCACAAGACTTTTATGAAGGAATGGAAAAGCTCCAGGTTATATCATACGATAAAATGAAGTATCCAATGCTTCCCTTGTCTCCTCAATGCTCCACCAACCTTCGAGTGCTTCATCTCCATGAATGTTCATTAAAGATGTTTGATTGCTCTTGTATTGGAAATATGGCGAATGTGGAAGTGTTGAGCTTTGCTAATTCTGGCATTGAAATGTTACCTTCCACTATCGGAAATTTAAAGAAGCTAAGGTTACTTGATTTAACAGATTGTCATGGTCTTCATATAACACACGGTGTCTTTAATAATTTGGTCAAACTTGAAGAGTTGTATATGGGATTTTCTGATCGACCTGATCAAACTCGTGGTAATATTAGCATGACAGATGTCAGCTACAATGAATTAGCAGAATGTTCAAAAGGCCTTTCTGCATTAGAGTTCCAGTTCTTTGAAAACAATGCCCAACCAAATAATATGTCGTTTGGGAAACTTAAACGATTCAAGATCTCAATGGGATGTACTTTATATGGAGGATCAGATTACTTTAAGAAAACGTATCCTGTCCAAAACACATTGAAGTTGGTTACTAACAAAGGTGAACTATTGGACTCTAGAATGAACGAGTTGTTTGTTGAAACAGAAATGCTTTGTTTAAGTGTTGATGATATGAATGATCTTGGTGATGTTTGTGTGAAGTCCTCACGTTCTCCTCAACCTTCCGTGTTCAAAATTCTAAGAGTCTTTGTCGTTTCCAAGTGTGTTGAGTTGAGATACCTTTTCACAATTGGTGTAGCCAAGGATTTGTCAAATCTTGAGCATCTTGAAGTTGATTCATGTAATAATATGGAACAACTCATATGTATTGAGAATGCTGGAAAAGAGACAATTACACTCCTAAAGCTGAAGATTTTATCTTTGAGTGGGCTACCAAAGCTATCGGGTTTGTGCCAAAATGTCAACAAACTTGAGCTACCACAACTCATAGAGTTGAAACTTAAGGGCATTCCAGGTTTCACATGCATTTATCCGCAAAACAAGTTGGAAACATCTAGTTTGTTGAAGGAAGAGGTAGATATATGTTTTATgttaatacaagttaaatcatctTTTTAACTAAAAGtttcagtatatatatatatatatatatatatatatatatatatatatatatatgtctattATTTGATTATATGATGTATTAGTGTTTGGATGTGGCTATTAAGGGATGATTATTTTACAGGTTGTGATTCCTAAGTTGGAGACACTTCAAATTGATGAGATGGAGAATTTAAAGGAAATATGGCATTATAAAGTTAGTAATGGTGAGAGAGTTAAGTTGAGAAAGATTGAAGTGAGTAACTGTGATAAGCTTGTGAATCTATTTCCACACAACCCCATGTCTCTGCTGCATCATCTTGAAGAGCTTGAAGTCAAGAAATGTGGTTCCATTGAATCGTTATTCAACATCGACTTGGATTGTGTTGATGCCATAGGAGAAGAAGACAACATGAGGAGCTTAAGAAACATTAAAGTGAAGAATTCATGGAAGTTAAGAGAGGTGTGGTGTATAAAAGGTGAAAATAACTCTTGCCCCCTTGTTTCTGGCTTTCAAGCTGTTGAAAGCATAAGCATTGAAAGTTGTAAGAGGTTTAGAAATGTATTCACACCTACCACCACCAATTTTAATATGGGGGCACTTTTGGAGATATCAATAGATGACTGTGGAGAATACATGGAAAATGAAAAATCGGAAAAGAGTAGCCAAGAGCAAGAGCAGGTATGGATTTCAATTTCACTTTCTTACTTACTTAAGGATTAAGCTTCtgtttttttgaataaaaaagggGACATCTTCTAATAATGCACATCTTAAATTAAAAAGTATTTAATTGTTGCATAGCAGCGTATAACATCTTCTAATAATTTATCTGAAGGTGAAAGATCCAACTACTTCTAATTTGTTAACAATTTCAATCATTTGCAAATGTTCCTTAAAAAATTAATTACCTGAAATCAAAACAATCTTCTTCAAATCCAAAATTATGAGACAGAATTGAGAAGGGATGTGAAATTATAAACCATTAACACAATTCCATGCTCACGTTACTAATTACATTTCTTGTTGGGATATATATGTACAGACTGATATTTTGTCAGAGGAAGTGAAATTACAAGCAGTCACTGATACTATTTCTAATGTTGTATTCACATCGTGTCTCATACACTCTTTTTATAACAACCTCCGTAAACTCAACTTGGAGAAGTATGGAGGAGTTGAGGTTGTGTTTGAGATAGAGAGTTCAACAAGTAGAGAATTGGTAACAACATACcataaacaacaacaacaacaacaacctatATTTCCCAACCTTGAGGAATTATATCTATATTATATGGACAACATGAGTCATGTATGGAAGTGCAACAACTGGAATAAATTTTTACAACAATCAGAATCCCCATTCCACAACCTCACAACCATACACATGTCCGATTGCAAAAGCATTAAGTACTTGTTTTCACCTCTCATGGCAGAACTTCTTTCCAACCTAAAGAGAATCAATATTGACGAGTGTGATGGTATTGAAGAAATTGTTTCAAAAAGAGATGATGTGGATGAAGAAATGACTACATCTACCCATTCAAGCACCATCTTGTTCCCTCACCTTGATTCTCTCACTCTATTTAGACTGGACAATCTTAAGTGTATTGGTGGAGGTGGTGCTTTTCTTGATCGATTTAAGGTATGTTTTGTGTGTATTGAATTACTtatttaatttcattatcaatatccatttttttcttgaaaatcACCAAATCATGTAAAAAGTTCCTTTCATTTTAGCAAGTTTTACCTCGTATTTGTTATTTATCATAATTCATATCATTTACTGATAATAGTTCTTTATTATTGTTTCTAATTAGAAAAATGCACACACGTCTAGTTAGGTTTGCCATTCTATGTGAATCCTCTTTTGTTTTGTAACCAAACATCTTAGATTATTTTTCCATTTTCATAACTTTGTTTATTTTTTCCTTTAATAGTTGTAATCCAACCAGTTATGTATTCAAGTCTTATTGTACAAAGTAATGCATTTTCGAAATTTTAAAAAGATATTTCACAAATTAAATAAGATAACCTAATATTACAAACCACAAAGATTAACCATTAACCCACATAGTTAAGTCAACAAAACTTGGGGTTGACCACGAATCCCTGTATTAATTGTAGATGTAGTTAAAACTAAAAGAACTTAAAAACACAATAAATCACACACAGAAGTAACTTGTTCATACCTGATGCTGAATACATGTACTAAAAATCATCTTCTTGTGACAATTTTACTACTCTTGTTATCCAACAATGATCAGAATCGAACCAAATATTTTATCACattattaatataatttaattatcAAAGCTCCTAAGACTAAAGGTTAGTCATTAAAATTTGAGGGTCATGCATGTAACACATAACCTGTTAATCCATTGTAAACTACAGTATGGATGTATGATTGATGTAAGACTCAGAAACTTACCCTCTGTCAATAAATCCCAGCATTAactagaaaaagaaaaaaaaaagaaaccaaAACTACATTTTTGATGTGGAGAGAACTTGTGCCATGCATTTAGTATATTAAAAAAACTGAAATTTGAATTAAACTTCTTAAACAAAAGTTGTGTGTACAGTTTAATCTTACATTAACTTTTCGTGTCTTGTAGTTTTCTCAAGCAGGTGTTGTTTGTTGGAGCTTATGCCAATACTCTAGAGAGATAGAAATACGAAGCTGCCATGCATTGTCTAGTGTTATTCCATGTTATGCATCAGGACAAATGCAAAAGCTTCGAGTGCTGAAAATAGAGCGTTGCAAAGGGGTGAAGGAGGTATTTGAAACTCAAGGGATAAgcagcaacaaaaacaacaagaGTGGTTGTGATGAAGGAAATGATGAAATTCCAAGAGTAAATAGCATTATTATGCTTCCCAATCTAATGATATTGGAAATAAGCAAGTGTGGTAGTTTGGAACATATATTCACATTCTCCGCACTTGAAAGTCTGAGACAGCTGGAAGAGTTAATGATATTGGATTGCGGGTCAATGAAAGTGATTGTGAAGGAAGAAcatgcatcatcatcatcatcatcaaaggAGGCTGTGGTCTTTCCTCGTCTCAAGtccattaaactatttaatctacCAGAGCTGGAGGGTTTCTTCTTGGGGATGAATGAGTTCCGGTGGCCTTCATTGGCTTATGTTGTGATTAAGAATTGCCCTCAAATGACAGTGTTTGCACCTGGTGGGTCCACAGCTCCCATGCTCAAGCATATACACACTGCATTAGGCAAACATAGTCTTGGAGAATCTGGCCTTAACTTTCATAATGTTGCGCATCGTCAGGTATAAAtccttatatatttattaaacaCATTCACACTAGTTTCAGTCTAACTTTATGTTGTCACTTGGAATCAAACTTTTCCATTTACTCTTCATAATGGAAAATTTTGATTccaagtgatatatatatatatatatatatatatatatatatatatatatatatatatatatatatatatgcctctGGCGTTTTCTTTATTGGACTTGCAGACCCCATTTCCAAGTTTACATGGTGCAATCTCGTGCCCTGTTACTACAGAAGGGATGCGTTGGTCTTTTCATAACTTGATTGAATTAGATGTGGGATGTAATCGTGATGTTAAAAAGATTATTCCATCGAGTGAGATGCTGCAACTGCAAAAGCTGGAAAAGATTCATGTAAGGTATTGTCATGTGTTAGAGGAGGTATTTGAAACTGCATTGGAATcagctactactactactactgttTTCAATCTTCCTAACCTAAGACATGTTGAGTTAAAAGTTGTATCTGCTCTGAGGTATATATGGAAGAGCAATCGGTGGACAGTATTTGATTTTCCAAACCTAACAAGAGTCGATATTAGAGGATGTGAAAGGCTAGAACATGTATTTACTAGTTCCATGGTTGGTAGTCTATTGCAACTCCAAGAGCTACATATATGGGATTGTTACCATATGGAGGAGATCATTGTTAAGGACACAAATGTTGATGTAGAAGCAGACGAAGAATCTGATGGAAAGACAAATGAGATTGTGTTACCCTGTCTAAAGTCCTTGACACTTGATTGGCTTCCATGTCTTAAGGGGTTTAGCTTGGGGAAGGAGGACTTTTCATTCCCATTATTGGATACTTTAGAAATCAACAACTGCCCAGAAATAACGACTTTCACCAAGGGAAATTCCGCAACTCCACGGCTAAAAGAAATCGAAACAAGTTTTGGCTCGTTTTTTGTTGCAGAGACAGACATCAACTCCTTTATAAAGATCAAACAAAAGGTAAAATAAATCTTTCTTTCTTTAATCATTCTTCAAGTACATTTGAAATGATGATGTGAAGGCTTTAACACCCCATTGATTGTTAGGTAGGTTCCTCTGGCTGACTGCTGATGACCATCTAAATCAATTGACTATCTGTTGGTAGTATTCAAGGATAGAATTGTTCGTCATATGAAGAGTATACTAAACAAGAACATGGTTGCTATGAAGATGTTAACATATGAATCAAAATACAAGCTACTCATTGATCTAAGTTTATTGGTTGAAAATGTTGATTTTAATGTTTCATATTTGTTGGTATCATTATGTGGGTTTATCGGTGTTAATGGGATAAAAGTTACTCCACCTAGATTATGTTGTTAGTAAATGTTGGAGTCAGGTATGACTTGTGAAAATTATATGCAAAATGCAATGGTGAAATACATGAAACTTAATTGCTAGGATTGGTCGATTTACATTGTTGTAGGATACTTTTGTATTTCTCAACTAAATCCTAGTTCCTTACATATTGAAACTCATTCAAAACTTTTGAATCTTTTTCAAAGAAATCGGGGTGTATTTATTTTCTTATATTGCTATCAACTCTTTACTCACAGTTACTCGTGGCCTTTCTATGGAAATTTTCACCAATCTCTTTCCTTGAGTGGTAATAAAGAATAGGATCGAGTAACCCCTAAAGTTCAATCAGATTTTtgcaagaaaagaaaaagaaactatAAGTAGCTGAAGATGGCAGCAAAATTTTCTTCTAATTACTTTCATGGTATTTGGTATTTGCTTCAAGTGTACCCAATAATATTTTCATTAAAAATCTCAATCTGTAAATCGACCAATAGGACTATAACACATGTAATTCTTTTTTAAACATCACAATATATTTACATATCAACCATATATTCACAATTTTTTTAACGAAATATTTTATGTTAGAAATATGGTTTAGTGGCACTTGGAAATCTGATAATCGTGATAAtcactttcaaatcgaagtatttgggtggtactcccaaatcctcaattggataagacttagataaaatcaaagagaaagaaagagagaatgagATGGTGTAATTTTCGTGAGTACCAGAAAACTGACTAAAAATTGGTTATATACATTCCTTGTcgatcccagccaggggctctgccccttggaccccaccACGGGCTgtcgccccttggaccccgctcccaggggcgctgcccccggacccctgtTCGTTCAGGGGTTTCGCCCTTAAATGACAGTGTACTTTgatacttgatcaaacttaaacaagtgtgtactccacaccttccttacttgtttaatatttatcaagatcatttttttagtcaacaaagtaatcccattacacttaaataacattgatgataacaaatcaccaacaaaccttcccatttaagtgtaatcttgattaatttaaaatgaaacataacaccaacaaaactgatgcataaatgaaatatcgtgacgattgaatttcacattagtatactattcattccaaatattcgaatattagggtgtcactaaggattgaaccctttctattctaagtgaatacatgaagataatGTACACAACAATTTACATTCTCAAATTTCtaacttgacactatattttactagcttgtgtcccatccttcaataagcatatcaaagtcaagtcccaacttcttgaagcagctaaacttcatgcttatataggtagttcttttgtcttgcacctgcaaatgcaatttttcaaagaactattaagaaataatatttcaacgtccttaacttgcagtactgaacacataccttgggatgataataaaatgtgttccaatcttcaaatatcaagctttccacattgaatttaGCATCTAATATTGCATTAGATGGGAATTGGGTATCTTAATATAAAAAATTTAAGTGGACTTTAAACCCATCCCTACAGCCGCCTTGTGCACAAGATCTCTTGTTAACCCTTTGGTTAGATGATCGGCTAAATTCAACTGAGTTCTTACAAACTCCACAGATATCACACCAGTCATGATGAGCTCACGAatcatgctatgtctaacacctaaatgtctagactttccattgtacacttgactataagccttagcca
The genomic region above belongs to Lactuca sativa cultivar Salinas chromosome 4, Lsat_Salinas_v11, whole genome shotgun sequence and contains:
- the LOC111909982 gene encoding uncharacterized protein LOC111909982, whose protein sequence is MKKASSSTASTDYNDFQSREKTFTQALKALEPNNASHMIALCGMGGVGKTTMMQRLKKVVKQNRMFSYMVEAVIGEKTDPIAIQQAVADYLRIELKESTKPARADKLREWFKANSGEGKNKFLVILDDVWQSVDLEDIGLSPFPNQGVDFKVLLTSRDEHVCTVMGVGSNSILNVGLLIEAEAQSLFQQFVETSEPELHKIGEDIVRKCCGLPIAIKTMACTLRNKRKDAWKDALSRIEHYDLRNVAPKVFETSYHNLHDKETKSVFLMCGLFPEDFNIPTEELMRYGWGLKIFDRVYTFIKARNRINTCIERLVQTNLLIESDDVGCVKMHDLVRAFVLGMYSEVEHASVVNHGNMPRWTENDTTDSCKAISLTCESMSGNIPGDFKFPNLTILKLMHGDKSLRFPQDFYEGMEKLQVISYDKMKYPMLPLSPQCSTNLRVLHLHECSLKMFDCSCIGNMANVEVLSFANSGIEMLPSTIGNLKKLRLLDLTDCHGLHITHGVFNNLVKLEELYMGFSDRPDQTRGNISMTDVSYNELAECSKGLSALEFQFFENNAQPNNMSFGKLKRFKISMGCTLYGGSDYFKKTYPVQNTLKLVTNKGELLDSRMNELFVETEMLCLSVDDMNDLGDVCVKSSRSPQPSVFKILRVFVVSKCVELRYLFTIGVAKDLSNLEHLEVDSCNNMEQLICIENAGKETITLLKLKILSLSGLPKLSGLCQNVNKLELPQLIELKLKGIPGFTCIYPQNKLETSSLLKEEVVIPKLETLQIDEMENLKEIWHYKVSNGERVKLRKIEVSNCDKLVNLFPHNPMSLLHHLEELEVKKCGSIESLFNIDLDCVDAIGEEDNMRSLRNIKVKNSWKLREVWCIKGENNSCPLVSGFQAVESISIESCKRFRNVFTPTTTNFNMGALLEISIDDCGEYMENEKSEKSSQEQEQTDILSEEVKLQAVTDTISNVVFTSCLIHSFYNNLRKLNLEKYGGVEVVFEIESSTSRELVTTYHKQQQQQQPIFPNLEELYLYYMDNMSHVWKCNNWNKFLQQSESPFHNLTTIHMSDCKSIKYLFSPLMAELLSNLKRINIDECDGIEEIVSKRDDVDEEMTTSTHSSTILFPHLDSLTLFRLDNLKCIGGGGAFLDRFKFSQAGVVCWSLCQYSREIEIRSCHALSSVIPCYASGQMQKLRVLKIERCKGVKEVFETQGISSNKNNKSGCDEGNDEIPRVNSIIMLPNLMILEISKCGSLEHIFTFSALESLRQLEELMILDCGSMKVIVKEEHASSSSSSKEAVVFPRLKSIKLFNLPELEGFFLGMNEFRWPSLAYVVIKNCPQMTVFAPGGSTAPMLKHIHTALGKHSLGESGLNFHNVAHRQTPFPSLHGAISCPVTTEGMRWSFHNLIELDVGCNRDVKKIIPSSEMLQLQKLEKIHVRYCHVLEEVFETALESATTTTTVFNLPNLRHVELKVVSALRYIWKSNRWTVFDFPNLTRVDIRGCERLEHVFTSSMVGSLLQLQELHIWDCYHMEEIIVKDTNVDVEADEESDGKTNEIVLPCLKSLTLDWLPCLKGFSLGKEDFSFPLLDTLEINNCPEITTFTKGNSATPRLKEIETSFGSFFVAETDINSFIKIKQKVPLADC